The following are from one region of the Stanieria cyanosphaera PCC 7437 genome:
- the purC gene encoding phosphoribosylaminoimidazolesuccinocarboxamide synthase, with protein MLQTEKLYEGKAKILYQTKDPFILLSVYKDDATAFNAQKKGQIYGKGAINCNIAAALFEWLESFGIPTHYIDTPAPNQMRVKAVKIIPLEVVVRNIAAGSLCRQTGLPEGQVLPVPLVEYYLKNDQLGDPLLTRDRIFLLEIVTQEQLQEIEEIALKINQYLQDFFNRCEITLVDFKLEFGHDAEQKILLADEISPDTCRLWDQKESDPQARVMDKDRFRKDLGQIESAYQQVQARVLAQIEQIRNSTPQQ; from the coding sequence ATGTTGCAGACAGAAAAACTTTACGAAGGCAAAGCTAAAATTCTTTATCAGACAAAAGACCCTTTCATACTACTGAGTGTTTATAAAGATGATGCTACTGCGTTTAATGCACAGAAAAAAGGACAAATTTACGGTAAAGGAGCAATTAACTGTAACATAGCAGCAGCCTTGTTTGAGTGGTTAGAGTCGTTCGGGATTCCAACTCATTACATCGACACGCCAGCACCCAATCAAATGCGAGTCAAGGCGGTCAAAATAATACCCCTTGAGGTAGTAGTGAGAAATATTGCTGCGGGTAGCCTTTGTCGTCAAACAGGATTACCAGAAGGTCAAGTGTTACCTGTTCCTTTAGTAGAGTATTATCTAAAAAACGATCAATTAGGAGATCCTTTATTAACACGCGATCGCATTTTCTTATTAGAGATTGTTACTCAGGAACAACTACAAGAAATTGAGGAGATAGCATTAAAAATTAATCAATATCTCCAAGATTTTTTTAATCGTTGCGAAATTACTTTGGTTGATTTTAAATTAGAATTTGGTCACGATGCGGAACAAAAAATTCTCTTAGCTGACGAAATTAGTCCTGATACTTGTCGTCTTTGGGATCAAAAAGAAAGCGATCCCCAAGCCAGAGTAATGGATAAAGATCGTTTTCGGAAAGATTTGGGACAAATAGAATCTGCTTATCAACAAGTACAAGCAAGAGTTTTAGCTCAGATCGAACAAATCCGAAACTCAACCCCTCAGCAGTAA
- a CDS encoding DUF7219 family protein — MADNHDKYNFLYPRNSYHGQVQPENLVFNANLQEFAHKVSYICNLETGGKLPSEEAYKQIKSLWKQLKRSKKELGIGKKPFDHDQELE, encoded by the coding sequence ATGGCAGATAATCACGATAAATATAATTTTCTTTATCCTCGCAACTCATATCACGGTCAAGTTCAACCCGAAAATCTTGTTTTTAACGCTAATTTGCAAGAGTTTGCTCATAAAGTCAGTTATATTTGTAATTTGGAAACTGGAGGTAAGCTACCTTCTGAAGAAGCTTACAAACAAATTAAATCTTTGTGGAAACAACTCAAACGCAGCAAAAAAGAATTAGGCATTGGCAAAAAACCGTTTGATCATGACCAAGAATTGGAGTAA